tatatatttgtgataatactatttttatctGTTCATACACTACGTACAAAAGGCATGctttataattcatttttttaacttatcaaTTTTGGCTCCCAGCAGCTTTGCACGCCGCCGTTTCTGATTTTGTCAAAGCTTATGGCTGCTAAGCTGTTTGCGAGTTTGGGACTGTGATCGATTAGGtaagctttatttatttttgtttaaaattaattattttatattattaaatcattttgatactttaatgttaaaaataattttttaaaaaataaataaataaaatattattttaatgtattttttagctaaaatcattttgaaaataattgccATCACACTTctaaatatatagaaatgattttttttattaacataaatattcgagcttgtttatatatatctcgactaattttataaattctaaaattaataattatataaatcttcaCCGGTCATCTTACAATTAACGAACATGTATAGGAATGGATTTCATTAGATAGGTTGGTAACGTTGTATATCAGCAGCCTAGAATAGTTTTAAAACGAGATGCATAAAGGTTGGAAAATTCCCATTTGTTATTACAAGTGCCGATGGTAAAATTGTGTATATTATAGCACAACGTTGTTATCAGGATTTTAAATTAGTACAAGTTGCTGCCATTTTcgtatatttattatatttattgtttgcatAGGTACgtacataaatgtttttttttttgttttttttctctttatggtTCGATGCCTTGGTCGAAGTTAGAAAGCAGCCAGGAAATTGAGTTgagattgtatttttttcacacAAATATTCGTAATTGAACCCACCAACTTCTGCCCCATGACATTCAGTGTCCATCATCAAAGCCACTGATAACAAACACTTGTcgtttgattttgattgagaGGCAACCCGACCAACTCAATTTGACTTTTTGCATAAagaaagcatggagttttcttcTCGATTCAATTTCTTTACGACATGATTAACTTAAAGGAAAATTCGCTATCTAATCCGAATACTTCTCCTCCAAGCTGCATGGCACTGTTATTTATAGTGACAAGTCATAGATCCTTCAATGACAGTGGATAATCAAATTAAGGTAAATCTGAATCAAAAACCTGTCCTTCCAATTCAATGGAAAGTACTGAAAGAGAATGCCCAGTACATGGTTTTAGCCACAAGGCTTGACTAGTTAAGATTGTACTGCCTATTTGCACGGCAATTGTACAGAGTAAAAAGCCATGGTTTCTTGAGTTGCAATCTGGCCATTTAGGTGGAACCTACAGCACAACCACAGAAAGAAAGAGCAAACGTCTGCTCTGATGGATGGTGATGCGTGTTCCTTTAACTTGTACTATTAAGTGACAAGGACAACACTGGTGCTTAAAGTCCACAGGATGAGCCCAGTTGTTCAGCTAGCCTATTTCACTGAAACGTAGACATGGGTGATCAAAATATAAGTCAAGAATCCCAGCAATCATTCGTTTCTGTGATCTACCAACCCAGAACTAGAACCCAAGCAGGCCACCACATGCCCAGAAATCATCTCCTTTTAGTTGACGAGGATCTCTGCTTGAGAAGAACTGCCCCCCCTTGTCACCACCAAGTTCTATGCGCTCGATGTTCTTGAGATGCCACGATGTTTTACCCTCTAAGAATCCTCAGGAGTTTGCACAGTAATTAATTAACAGAATCAGGCGAAGATTATGCAGTTACATAAACAAGTGGCTACAAACACCCAATGAGAACATTGAACTTTTCTTTTGTAAAGAATGATGAAGACGATGTGCCAAGCTGAATGCTACTTAGACTCTTTTGTTTATCGTAAAgtatttattttgtaaagtgttttatttgaaaaataaattattttttgatgtttggtaatattatgaaaaataaactgtaaaatacttttcagtgtttagttatgttatggaaaataatttattaatgaattaatttttttttcaaatttatctaatatatgaacaatttttaatataaatatttaatcacttacaataaaagaataaaatctaaaaagtgtaatgatgaatttttttattatatcatatattcatatatagcttattttataaaatataactatatatgttatataatattatagagatataaccttgtgaaatttttcataaataaaacttattattttttttttcaattttaaaagcttaaaatatgtttttttcatatgaagaaagTCAAATTAGTTTATGGTATTAAGTAAGAGTTagatatttgggttttttttgttgtatgaagatttttttaaaagataaataaatacaaaaatattttaatgggttttttggataaagattgtttttttttacgggTATGGGCAATTATCCTTTtaatatccctttaatatatatcaaataagcattaagaaataaatataaatatcttacaTCAAACAtagtcatgcataaatattaagttcTGATGTAATACACATACAAATTAgttcaaattaacaaacataaacatgctagaccgaattaaacaagtaaacatacttgtcaaataacaaacataaactTTCTTATCATAGTAAAATCATCTTAGCAATCAGGCTTGTAGCAATGTTGGTTCATAAAATTCTAAACCcaaatttttctcaaattagcattttttgcCATAAATATTTTTGCCAACATTTTATGTTGACCAAGTGATAAAATGTATCCCTAAGAATGATCTCATCAAAGCCTTCAATTATCATCACTTCTGTATATAGctcattaacatcaagttgatttttgcttAGGCTTTGAATTGCAAATGCTACATCTCCAATCTTTTTAGACAACTTTTCAATACCATCATCTTCATACATGCGATTTCTCTTTTTATGTTACCTCTTTTGTGCACTAGAAGCAGATgtctcttttccttttaaagtttcttcatattccccttcattttcaattgaaattgattgctcTTCAATGTTCTCTTCCaagttgacatcagcatatgatTTGGCATAATTTCTGGTTGTCATgtcttttccaacaacaattatcattgcctcgtacatatcaagttttttgttgaCATACTTATCATGATTGGGATGTGTCTATTCATAAAGTTTagaatatgcattttttttagttccttGTATAACATTttggaaacaaaagtaaatataaaaattacaaagagtataatatttatcataccttCACTTCTTCATCATATACATCTTTCAAAACTGTAATCATCTTCAAACAATCATCCCAACCAAagcctcttttatttttaagtttggttattattccccttttttttccatAGTTTTGAGATGATTGTCCACATGCTTAGGCTTGCATTGCACGTTGAACTTTTCACTAATTTATGTACCCACTTTAACAAAAGATTCTACTTTAAAGGTGGAAGAAAGTTTGTTTCCTTTAAGTGCCTCCTCAGCTAATATCTCAAGTAGCATGTGAGATATATGCTTAGACCATATGAAGTGCTTGCCTTTGCATTTTTCATTATGTGTGGTACTCAtttgtacaaaaaaaattacaaatttacacaaaatataatcatacaatatttagatttaataaatttaatataaaaactacaattaatatttaaaagagaatacataaaatacataagaaattataataaagtcaacaaacaaaccaaatacataacaaagataatacaaactcaaacaagacataataaaaacaaacacatataattagcactcaattactagtttctttgagtGTTATAATCATTCCACATAGTTGATacaatcatttctctttttgttatccactccctattctcttctctctcctctcgttGACTTAAATTGATTGTTCGTCTAATTGGTTCACTTTCCGAACATAGTTCTTCTATAAGAAAGTCATAAGGATCAACTCCTATTatgtgattatgaataatacaacatgcaagcacaacatatacttgtgtttcataagaccaaaaagatttttcatcaattgatctaaaacgactcttcaaaataccaaaccTTTGCTCAATAGCGGTTCTCAATGAAGAGTGTCGAAGATTAAATagctccttttttattttctggtgaatgttctgtaaactcattcaagtgatatcgaactccacgaaaaagaaatattattccTTTTCGAATACCGTAACCAGCATCACCAAGATAATATTTCcctacaaattagaaaaaaaaacctattactatctttatctaattaaacattttatatgtttattgcatATAATAATTACTTTACTATATACCTTCTGGAATTTTTAGACCACTAGGTCTTGATAATGCATCACCTAAAACTCGTGAATCATGTGCATTTTCTTCCCAGccagctaaaacatatataaacttcaaatcaaaagttatagctgctAAAACATTTTGTGTTGTTCCTTCTTTTCGACCTCGAAACTTTCCTTGAATTTCAACAGGAACATTTGCAGGAACATGGGTACCATCAATTGCTCCCACGCAAccctatataaacatgaaaaataatttataaccttttcttctaaatgtaattaattaatttataaaaatattggtattgttctcataccttaaaataaggatagaatCTTCGATTATCCATTATCTCTGCGGGAACTGTATCCCCTGGGTCTTTAATAAGGTGTTTGTATAATTTAAGaactgtttttaaaacaattctaaagtaacgatggatagtttcaacaaatctataatatatactactaataaaatgaaatctttGGTTTTGGCTTACAATTTGTAAGAACACAATTACTTGCTACCTAATAGACACATTTTGAGTTGATCGTAATAGGTCATGACTTGTGAGAACATcacataaattatataagacAACTGGTTTTATATGAATTTGTTCAACGCAATGTCTATCACCTTGATTCAAAATGCTATCTATATAGAATTTTCATTGAGCAATTGCTTCTATACGTGGTTCTCTTGGtatataatttctatttctttcttatttaataATAGCTACCCCTGTAGCTATCACAGTTACAGCTACTCTCATACATGCTGCGTGAATAATCTTACTATCCATAACAAAAAAGTGAAGTTTTATGATAACAAAACCTAAGCATTGgggaaataaacattaaaaacatataaaatacttacataatcaatacaataaattatgttCAAAGAAGCTGATAATGTATAATAGTTATAGCAATAATATCTGATTCCCTAAACAGACAATGCCTTAAAGtatataatttaatgaattttgtATATAACTCATGTTTCACGGTCTTAAGATTTTTCTACCTAACCATTTCAGTTTTTCATTACATAACATCAATGTATCATCAACTCATATCATCAACGCACATCACGCATATCATCACCATTGCAGTTGCTGATAATGGAAAACGCACAGAAAACACACATCATGCATATCATCAACTCATCAACATAGACCCAAACTTTTTTCATCAACAAATTTTCTTGCCAACACTACatataatcttaaaatttacAGGAAAGCATAAGAGATGAAGAATGAGAGCCAAATGTAGCAGATTTGGGAAGGGGATAGATTTAGGATTATCTTCTAGAAATAAGGGTGCTTTTCCATCAGGTGGGTCGGGTTATATTGGAAGAGAAtcaattgaagaaaatgagAGGAAGATGAAGAGATGAACCGGAATTGAAAGCAAATCTTTCCGATTAAACAAATTATCCCTCTCCTGTTGTCACACGTTCACTCCTCAATGAAGGGGATTTCTTTAGGCAGTGCTCTGTTTTTGGGTAAGGCAATTGGGGACATGCTAGAGAGGAAGTTTATCGGAACAACATGTAAGGGTAATGGGGAGATCAActgtgaaattgaaaatggtttgaaaaaaattataaaaaaacaagtaggGAGATCAACTGGAATGAGAAACAGAGCATGATTTTACTGTGTTTGGATggttttgatgttttgtttggtttctggaAAAAATACAGAGCATAGGTTACAGCAAATTAAACAAGATAAACCGTGAAAATAACACAGCAAATTATATCACAAGATTTATGCCATATTATAATTACAGattaaacaaaaagataaaaacataagaCGAATAATAAATAGacatttgaggaaaaaaagTCACCTGAAAGAAGAATTGATAGAGATGCTTCAATTGTTATACAAAgagatttgagagagagagagagagagagagttagagATTTGTTTTCTGAACACACgatgttatgtttttttgtaaacaaaggaaagtgttttccttagaataagaaaaggaaaacacttttctaccataaagaattaatttttcttttgatcgGAATTCATTTTTCTTGAGTAACTTTCTTTATGTTTACCAAATATAAAAAGtgaggaaaataattttttaaaaaataaatttctggaAACAAATAAGGCATTAGGGATGGTAATTTTGTGGAGAGGTATTCATGAGATCTCATCCAAATAaatgagtttatatatatatatatatatatatatatatatatatagaatttaatGAATCGGATatagatatttaaattttttattttataaatatttaatataaaaattgactTTAGTTTTGGATATGAATGCAGATAtgataaaagaaagagatggaGAATTAATGGATTATGTAAGCCCAAAGGCTCAAATATTGTTTCTCCAAGCCCAAAGGCCCAAATATCTACTCCTCAATCATCGTATCAATCGGGTCTTCCATTAGATCATGACTTTATATGGATAAGTATGAGAATTAATAATGAGTACAATGTGAGGAAAGCTCCAATTCTATGGCTATATGGAAAATTTTTGCAAATCAGTCTATTGATTTTCAATGCTTTCATGTATTAGTTACTCTACACATGTTCTTAATGTTCAAAATTTGTTGTCAAAATAATAAGAGTGCAATTGGAACATAATTCAACCTCTATATTAgatcaaatttttaaatgatttaagagatcttaaaatagattgatatgatattagagatattttttattttaagttcaaatacatacatacatacatacatacatacatacatacatacatacatacatacatacatacatacataccaGCCTATCAATCCATTAATTTGTCAAGATGCTGGGACTTTATAGGTTTTGATCTAGTTCTATATAAGATACGTTACTTGCCACATATGTTtgtaaaaagttaaaatgatttttcaataaataaagcaTTTTTGTAGAAAATATCCCATAGttcttagaaagaaaatgaatgagaagttctcttttcttttatcctttCTAATCTACTTATTTGTTGCTTTTAATGGAgcatatcaataattaaatccaTGTCAATAGATTTACGTCGTTGAGTTTATTACTAGGATGATTATTAGAGTTAACTAGTTTGTTGATGTGagggatgaatttttttaaaatataaataaaaaaattcaagtatgaGAAatctttttgatattattattaaacttgaaaatagagtggttttaaaacattaaaacaatgttttttttattaatatatcacttatttatcttaatttttaacttgaattactttatatattaaaaaaaatatgattgttacaaaaaattaacaaaaaaacatcaaaatattatattgtgtgatttaaagctaaaaaacatcataaatataataagattattttcaaaatctattttcaaactttaggaataaaaaaacaatttgtatcaaatttttatgaataatttattattaatataattattttcatattatatacacaataattgaaaaaaatattaaaaatcaaataaaaatttataataacatttaagaagaatgtcaaattaaaaattaaataaatctgataaatttttttttaatattaaaaaaattaaaaaaaaataaaaaaaatagaaaagagttAGGCTTAGCACTTGACCTATTAGTAGCAGACCAAATACGTGTGGGCCTGAAAACCAAGCATGCATGCCTTggatgcttttttattttaattttttttaaaaaagaaaataaacataaatgaCAAGTGGTCAatgatttaaagaaaatattgccTCCCTCAACTCTAGAATATGCGTTCTTTATGTTTAAATATGTATACTAATCAACTGAGTTATGATACaaagtttttataatataaattaaataaatatattaatcagCTTTATTActcattaaacataaaaaaatctctttttgtTAGAGTTGATAGCTAATATGtcaattgatatattttcaaatatgctAGCATGACATAGcaataattgatttattaatcatcaaatcaatatatatatatatatacacacacacaacaacaacaatcattAAGTGGACTTATGTACGATCATAGAATCATTACCTTGGTAACCATttcattatcaaataaataaaaagaaaaaatcaaagcaattaTCCATGGATATTCCAATAAAAATTTGTATGTAAACAAGAATTTTTTgataatgtttttcattttaaaaaggaaagaactTCAATGCTGGAAAGtaagggtgattattttttattcggtttgatttttacctataaaaataatcaaactgatttaaaaaaaaaattaaaattagttcaaaccgaccggtttcgactcagttattttagaacaaaaaacaaaacataatcgactggttttggttcggttcggttattttatattaaaaacaaaaattatgttttttgtggggttttttttgtaattttcaatggGTTTGGTTTCGATTTTGCtcgatttttttgatttggttttttgattTCAGGTTTATGGAACCAAAACTAAACCGaatcagttaattttttaaatattctaatcgatttaattgattttttttcatgatttgattttctcaattatatatatatatatatatatatttaatttttttattcactcatgctataaagtttattttattcaaattaagggtgaagaaaataaaaacagaggAGGGCATGGTCCACAAGAAAGAAACTGAGGTGTTTGGAGGACCCATCTAACTCAAATACTGAGAATCAGTTGATCACGTGTACCCAACATAAAGTGCACAACTGCATTAGGATTTTGAGCAAAGCAAAGCGGAGCAAACTGGCTGTCACCATTTGTATCTGGTCTACACAATCTCCatccaatccaatccaatccaTTCTTTCCTTTCCTCGTTTGCATTGCATTGCAGATCTCTCTTCCTTTCCATATTGgatttcccttttttttgtttgttttatataatcatAACAGACTGAAGCGAAACCAGCGGTGCAGCCACGAAAAATTTCCTGCCTTGCTAACATtatgtaaaagataaaaacattgaTTCTCTAATATTCACTTGCTTTGGAATTTCATAGATAAATATAGGATACtgattgatatttatataaaaaaaaaaaggaaagagagagagagcctgGCCTTCCTTTTTACCCCTCTTTTTTAGAAGGAGAAAATCTCTCTCTTGGTCGCTCTGAGTTCTTTCCCAGCTCCTGAAACCTCCAATTATGGCGTTTCTGCTCCCTTTTCGCAGCATTTGATTTCTCGTCCGGGTACGTTTTTACATATAATCTAATGGCTTTCCATTCAAAACGTTATTACTTTAATCCAAAAGTTGATGATATCTCTCTTTTCTTCGTTTTCATTTATGTGAATCTTCAGGGATCTctgtttttatttctctatgactttttttttatttgtgtatatTCATGGGGCTTAAGATGATGAGGGTCATGATATGAAAGTTGAAATCTTTATTTGAAAGAGAGATTTTTGTTTTACTTACAGATCTTATGTTGATAGTTGTGACAATTGTGGTTGGGAAAATATACAGAATTGGTATGTTTAATGATGGAGGTGaagattgttctttttttattaacttaaatCTTGAGAATTTTCCCAAGTAATAGTAAAAGATTTTTAATGGTAACCAAGTGGAATGAATGCCAGTCATGGTGAACATTTTTATGAATGCCAAATAATCATGCAATTTATCCGAGGAATTGAAATTTTTGTCCCAGCACTAGATGGGTCCCATAGTTGGGATTGTTGTGCCTGTTGCAGAGATATTCATTTCATGGTGGTTTTGATTTtcgaaattattattttcaatttctaccTTTGATGGGGTAAGATCACAACCCTTGATGATGTTATGCGTTATCTTTTAGATCTATTGCCTGTATAAACATCGTACAGATCTTCCCATGATTATCTTTTATTATCCATTAGAtgattatttctttttgaaGGACAGACGTGCGAGTAATTAAATTGTTACtgtttaataatataaacagATCAGTATGTATGATTCTCTTATCACGCTATAATCaatcctctttctctctctctttctatttaatttgtaTAGTTAGAACATAACTATGTTTTCGCACTATAGTTCAAAGCAGTGGTCGAAATCATCTTTTAGTTTTCCTCTCGTTACAGTTTCAGAAACCATAGGATTCTTTGGCCTGCTCTAAAATCTTCTCTGGTAAGATTTTCAGAATAAAGAAATCTGACAGATTTTATCCTCCAACTAATTGAGgaaaatttcatgttttaatttaattagcattTGTGAAGGAAAACCAGTTCTTTGTGTACCAAATCACCCATTAGGCTCTGTAAtctatatcattaaattaatatattaattgtttaattttgtgttgttgtttttaaatcaaAGCACTTTTAATTAAGATCTGTATGATGTTTATTCCAAGTTCTTATTCTGTGAGAGTGATACAAAGAAATTGGATCGCCTGAGGGAAGTAAAAGTACTGCCAAGTTCTTTTAGTTGTGGTTGTTTAATTCTTGCTTTCACCTGTAAGAGCCTTAGTTCTGTTCTATGCTCCTGCCTGGCTCTCAAGAAATTCTTGTTCCTAAAAGATTGACAAGCATTAGATCGCCAGCTAATCTGTTGTTTCTAGTTCTAAAACGCATATTATAACATGGATAGCACTTTGTACACTAGAAATTGACCTGATCATCAAATTTGATTGTCTAGATAATCACAATTTTGAGCACTTTACCACTTATTCTTGTGATGCTGGTAATTCTTTGTACATGAGAATTGGCATGGTACTCGATGAACTTTTCGCCTTGTTTATGACTTTTTATCTACATTTGTATGTTTTATGCATGGAAATGCAGTGGAAGATCATCTGATGCGACTTGTACGTCTGCAATCAAACACTCTGAATTCAGTTCTGGGATATTTTTCACTGTTAGTGGTAAATATTTAGAAATGGATGACAATAGTAGCAGCAAGTTGACTGGAATTCGGCAGATTGTTAGGCTAAAGGAAATTCTCCATAAGTGGCAATCTGTAACAATTGGCTCAAAGGAAACCAGCCCTCCCTCTGGTCATCCCTCCAATGGCATTCCACCAGCTGTTAATAAGAGGCTGAACAGTGTTAAGTGTTGCGATTCAGACGAGGACAGTTGCCACAGCCCAGAACCGCCAGCTGACGTACCCAAAGGGTATCTGGCGGTTTACGTTGGACCAGAGCTTCGGAGGTTTATCATCCCGACTAGCTACCTTAGCCACTCCCTGTTCAAGGTTTTGCTGGAAAAGGTTGAAGAGGAGTTTGGGTTTGATCATACTGGTGCGCTTACAATCCCATGTGAGATTGAGACCTTCAAATTTCTCCTAAAGTGCATGGAGAGCCATCCAAACGACCACGATGATGAAGGGTCAGGTAAGGGTATTCAttcattttaagttaaaatgCCCTCGCTATCATTAATCGTGATGCATGAATTGCTTGTCTTCAGTATCGTCTCCTCCATCACTGATGATTCCTTGGTGATATTGCAGCTGAAGGTGCTTTAGCTATTGAAGAGTAATCGCACTGGTCTATTTGGTCCAGATTTTACGACTTCCTTCGGATGTAAAGCAGGTTCTCgcagatatattttttattgacaaaaaaaaaaacataggaaaTTTTAGTTAGATTTGCAGGtgtgtttttgaatttcatggGCAGGGATATTAAGCTTTTACCGGTCTGTTCTGTGTGTGTTGGGATGTGATCTTATGTTTTGTATGGGATACAAGACAGACTTGTTTGTTAAGCAAAATTTCATAACTAATAATTGCTATATATCTTATGAAGATCCACATTCACTACAATTTGTCATAATCTTATGTTTATACTTAATTGTTTTTGCTCTATAAATGGTTACCAGAGTGCAACATCCGAAAGAATTATAAACGGGAATTCCACCTCTCGGAGGTTTCCTAGGCCAAGTTTGTAATGCCTCTTGCCATTCAATTAATAGCTAGCTTATCGTATTCCATTCACCGTATTCTTTTCAAATATACACAGcacattaaatataaaagaataaaatgaaatatataaaaagaaaagagggtataaaaaaattattccatgTCAATCTAAATTGACATAACAAACTTgtaaacttgaaaattaaaGTTGAGTCAAGTTAGAATATCCCACCAAACTTGTAGTTCAGatcatgatatttaaataacctaataaaaaaataaagagaattataaagttttttttttaaaaaaattctatattaacttttcaaactcgtaacCTGGGTCATTAGACCCGAAATACCCTATctgaaaaaatgataaagttcaattctcaattaatcaaatattgatgaatgaaattgaaaaaaaaaattttagttatacaaaaggattttaaaaaataccaattaaaaaaataaagatgaaaattgaaacacaaaataaattttatatttgattgaaggataaaattgaaaagaaaaattaatttaacaaaaggattaaaaaaatcaaaagaatgaggatcaacattgacataaaaaatgaaaataaaattttaattgaagagtgaaattgaaaagaataataacttttacaaaagagttaagaacaaaaattgaaaatcaaaacaataaagacCACATTGAAAAACTTAATATTATCATTCTGgattaaagggtgaaattgaaaatcaataaatcTTTTACAAAAtgtacaagaaaaaataaattaaaagaataaggatcaaattgaaaaatataatatttggtaaattgggattgaaggacaaaattaaaaacaaataaaacttctataaaaaaggaccaataaaaaaaatagaaataaaaagattaaggaCTTAAGTTGTAATGTTTggggaaagaaagagaaaaagaagaagaaaaaaactcaccTACGACAAACCAAACTACCACCACCTACATGCGTCGCTCTAACAAGAAGATGACACAAAGATGTTTCTAACAATATGATGGAAGGATATTTTTGGATTCCAAGAGGTGCAACTCATGTTGTTCAAAGTGCGCGGATGTCTCTCACGTGCCTTCGAGTGTTGTACACGtacctgattttttttgttttgtttagataTATATAGCCAAATACCAATTGCTTCTAAGCCGACCTGGACAAAAAATCATGGtgaaatagacaaaaaaaaccctttgaggttagttttaattttggttttcaatagtattttagttattttactgtactttgaatttttttattagcttttaTATTTGTTCAAGCATAAGATTACCCCTTATCTTAtatgataatgatgaaaaa
The Populus nigra chromosome 3, ddPopNigr1.1, whole genome shotgun sequence genome window above contains:
- the LOC133688734 gene encoding protein SMALL AUXIN UP-REGULATED RNA 10-like isoform X1 — translated: MDDNSSSKLTGIRQIVRLKEILHKWQSVTIGSKETSPPSGHPSNGIPPAVNKRLNSVKCCDSDEDSCHSPEPPADVPKGYLAVYVGPELRRFIIPTSYLSHSLFKVLLEKVEEEFGFDHTGALTIPCEIETFKFLLKCMESHPNDHDDEGSVSSPPSLMIPW
- the LOC133688734 gene encoding protein SMALL AUXIN UP-REGULATED RNA 10-like isoform X2, translated to MDDNSSSKLTGIRQIVRLKEILHKWQSVTIGSKETSPPSGHPSNGIPPAVNKRLNSVKCCDSDEDSCHSPEPPADVPKGYLAVYVGPELRRFIIPTSYLSHSLFKVLLEKVEEEFGFDHTGALTIPCEIETFKFLLKCMESHPNDHDDEGSAEGALAIEE